Proteins found in one Columba livia isolate bColLiv1 breed racing homer chromosome 11, bColLiv1.pat.W.v2, whole genome shotgun sequence genomic segment:
- the SNUPN gene encoding snurportin-1, with amino-acid sequence MEELSAALAAGVALAAPNSPAAPHPRLAAYKPRGGPGQAERRQRLLRLQRERRLDYVNHARRLAEDDWAGLESEGEDKEGEDAEEEEMDVDTGKKLPKRYANQLMLSEWLVDVPLDLEQEWVVVVCPVGKRALVVASRGSTAAYTKSGFCVNRFPSLLPGGNRHNSTSEKVYCILDCIYNEAAQTYYILDVMCWRGHPVYDCQTDFRFFWLFSKIQEEEGLGEKSRINPFKFVGLQNFPCSSDSLCEVLAMDFPFEVDGLLFYHKQTHYTPGSTPLVGWLRPYMVPEILGLAVPATVLTAKPDYAGRQLQQIIESKKSKKLAAEKGQLSSVVAARNGHYELEHLSTPQPANSLEGQDGAVSQMEN; translated from the exons ATGGAGGAGCTGAGCGCGGCGCTGGCGGCTGGTGTGGCCTTGGCAGCGCCCAACAGCCCCGCGGCCCCGCACCCCCGTCTGGCCGCATACAAGCCCCGCGGCGGCCCGGGGCAGGCTGAGCGCCGCCAGCGACTCCTCCGCCTCCAGAGAGA gAGGCGGCTGGACTACGTGAACCATGCCAGGAGGCTGGCAGAGGACgactgggctgggctggagagtGAGGGCGAGGACAAGGAGGGGGAAgatgcagaggaagaagagatggACGTGGACACTGGCAAGAAGCTGCCCAAGCGCTATGCCAATCAG CTGATGCTGTCTGAATGGCTGGTTGATGTCCCCTTGGATCTGGAGCAGGAATGGGTTGTAGTGGTGTGTCCCGTCGGGAAGAGGGCGCTAGTTGTGGCATCCAGG GGCTCAACAGCAGCTTACACCAAGAGTGGATTCTGTGTCAATAGGTTTCCTTCCCTGCTGCCAGGCGGGAACCGGCACAATTCAACGAGCGAGAAAG tGTACTGCATCCTGGACTGCATCTACAACGAGGCAGCGCAGACATACTACATCCTCGATGTGATGTGCTGGAGGGGACACCCCGTTTATGACTGTCAG ACCGACTTCAGATTCTTCTGGCTCTTCTCAAAGATCCAAGAGGAGGAAGggctgggagagaaaagcaggaTTAATCCA tTCAAATTTGTGGGCCTGCAGAACTTCCCCTGCTCCTCGGACAGCCTGTGTGAGGTGCTGGCTATGGACTTCCCCTTTGAG GTTGATGGACTTCTCTTCTATCACAAGCAAACCCACTACACCCCCGGCAGCACCCCGCTGGTGGGCTGGCTCCGGCCCTACATGGTACCCGAAATCCTCGGGCTTGCCGTGCCTGCCACTGTGCTCACTGCAAAACCAGACTATGCTGGGCGTCAGCTCCAGCAGATCATTGAgagcaagaaaagtaaaaaactgGCAGCAGAAAAGGGTCAGCTGAGCAGCGTGGTGGCTGCAAGGAATGGACATTACGAGCTGGAACACTTGTCTACCCCTCAGCCAGCAAACTCTCTGGAGGGCCAGGATGGAGCAGTGAGCCAGATGGAGAATTAG
- the SNX33 gene encoding sorting nexin-33 → MALKARALYNFQSENKEEISIQENEELVIFSENSLDGWLQGQNSRGETGLFPASYVEILRSRSGSSYTDCSSSPAGSPRHDSFYTATPNPSISYQGSFEDDDDDDWDDWDDACTVVEEPRSAPGTNGHPSPNLQYPTAYGHHQHTGYRPKPALERQDSMSSSKRGSVVGRNLNRFSCFVRSGVEAFILGDVPLMSKIAEVYCIEMGSKGPQWRANPHPFICSVEDPTKQTKFKGIKSYISYKLTPSNINSPVYRRYKHFDWLYNRLLHKFTVISVPHLPEKQATGRFEEDFIEKRKRRLILWMDHMTSHPVLSQYEGFQHFLCCRDEKQWKLGKRRAEKDEMVGASFLLTIQIPTEHQDLQDVEDRVDTFKAFSKKMEDSVLQLTNVASELVRKHVGGFRKEFQKLGNAFQAISHSFYMDPPYSSDALNNAISHTGKTYETVGEMFAEQPNNDLFLMLDTLSLYQGLLSNFPDIIHLQKGAFAKVKESQRMSDEGRMDQEEADGIRKRCRVVGFALQAEMNHFHERRVADFKRMMQSYLKQQIIFYQRVSQQLEKTLRMYDNL, encoded by the exons ATGGCGTTGAAAGCCAGAGCGCTTTACAACTTCCAGAGTGAAAACAAAGAGGAGATCAGCATCCAGGAGAATGAGGAGCTCGTCATATTCAGCGAGAACTCCCTGGACGGGTGGTTACAGGGCCAAAACAGCCGCGGAGAGACCGGCCTCTTCCCTGCTTCCTACGTCGAGATCCTCCGCTCCCGGTCGGGCTCCAGCTATacagactgctccagcagcccGGCTGGCTCCCCCAGGCATGACTCCTTCTACACAGCCACCCCCAACCCCAGCATATCCTACCAGGGCAGTTttgaggatgatgatgatgatgattggGATGACTGGGACGACGCTTGCACGGTGGTGGAGGAGCCCCGGAGCGCGCCGGGCACCAACGGGCACCCATCGCCCAACCTGCAGTACCCGACGGCGTACGGCCACCACCAGCACACTGGTTACCGGCCCAAGCCGGCGCTGGAGAGGCAGGACAGCATGAGCTCCTCCAAGAGGGGCAGTGTGGTGGGGAGGAACCTCAACCGCTTCTCCTGCTTTGTCCGTTCAGGGGTAGAAGCCTTCATCCTGGGCGACGTGCCCCTGATGTCCAAGATTGCTGAGGTGTACTGCATCGAGATGGGCTCCAAAGGTCCTCAGTGGAGGGCAAACCCCCACCCCTTCATCTGCTCTGTGGAGGACCCAACCAAGCAAACCAAGTTCAAGGGCATTAAAAGCTACATCTCCTACAAGCTGACCCCCAGCAACATCAACTCGCCTGTCTATCGGCGGTACAAGCACTTTGACTGGCTCTACAACCGCCTCCTGCACAAGTTCACGGTCATCTCGGTGCCCCATCTGCCCGAGAAGCAGGCCACCGGGCGCTTCGAGGAGGACTTCATTGAGAAGCGCAAGCGGCGGCTGATCCTCTGGATGGACCATATGACCAGCCACCCCGTCCTCTCCCAGTACGAGGGCTTCCAGCACTTCCTCTGCTGCCGTGACGAGAAGCAGTGGAAACTGGGCAAACGCCGGGCGGAGAAGGACGAGATGGTGGGCGCCAGCTTCCTCCTCACCATTCAGATCCCCACGGAGCACCAGGACCTGCAGGACGTGGAGGACCGCGTGGACACCTTCAAGGCCTTCAGCAAGAAGATGGAAGACAGCGTTCTGCAGCTGACCAACGTGGCCTCGGAGCTGGTGCGCAAGCATGTGGGGGGCTTCCGGAAGGAATTCCAGAAATTGGGCAATGCTTTCCAAGCCATCAGCCACTCCTTCTACATGGATCCCCCCTACAGCTCAGATGCCCTCAACAACGCCATCTCCCACACGGGCAAGACATATGAGACCGTGGGGGAGATGTTTGCTGAGCAGCCCAACAACGATCTATTCCTCATGCTGGACACTCTCTCTTTGTACCAAGGGCTCCTCTCCAACTTCCCAGACATCATCCACCTCCAGAAAG GCGCCTTCGCGAAGGTGAAGGAGAGCCAGCGGATGAGTGACGAGGGCAGGATGGACCAGGAGGAGGCAGACGGGATCCGCAAGCGCTGCCGTGTGGTGGGCTTTGCCCTGCAAGCCGAGATGAACCACTTCCACGAGCGGCGCGTGGCTGACTTTAAGAGGATGATGCAGTCCTACTTGAAGCAGCAGATCATCTTCTACCAGCGTGtcagccagcagctggagaagacaTTGCGCATGTACGACAACCTCTAA
- the PTPN9 gene encoding tyrosine-protein phosphatase non-receptor type 9: MAAELSAEEEQATKQFLEEINKWTGQYNVSPLSWNVAVKFLMARKFDVLRAIELFHSYRETRLKEGIVKLKPHEEPLRSELLSGKFTILSVRDPSGASIALFTAKLHHPSKSVQHVVLQALFYLLDRAVESFETQRNGLVFIYDMAGSQYTNFELDLSKKILNLLKGAFPARLKKVFIVGAPMWFRVPYSIISLLLKEKLRERVQMVKMSELKEHLPRECLPEYLGGSLKLDPLSWNCRFLPQQNGHPDPLDELILVPLVAPKDNGSVHVPGPKSLTLQELLDHVSRKQKRGIYEEYEDIRRRSPAGTFVCSLAPYNQEKNRYGDVPCLDQTRVKLAKPYSRPELTDYINASFMDGYKQRNAYIGTQGPLENTYGDFWRMVWEQNILVIVMTTRLEEGGRRKCGQYWPLEKDFQVCFGALTITNLGMENLNHYKKTILEIHSSETRERRLVSHFQYLSWPDYGVPSSAATLIDFLGAVKQQQRVAVSALGPRFKGHPGGPPIVVHCSAGIGRTGTFCALDICLSQLQDVGTLNIYQTVLRMRTQRAFSIQTPEQYYFCYTAILEHAQRQGLLLPNHSHAAQERSSPGH; this comes from the exons ATGGCCGCGGAGCTCAGCGCCGAGGAGGAGCAG GCAACCAAGCAGTTCCTGGAGGAGATCAACAAGTGGACGGGCCAGTACAATGTGTCCCCGCTCTCCTGGAACGTGGCCGTCAAGTTCCTCATGGCCCGCAAGTTTGACGTCCTGCGGGCCATCGAGCTCTTCCACTCCTACCGG GAGACGCGGCTGAAGGAGGGAATCGTGAAGCTGAAGCCACACGAGGAGCCGCTGCGCTCGGAGCTGCTCAGCGGCAAGTTCACCATCCTG AGCGTGCGGGACCCCTCGGGAGCCTCCATCGCCCTCTTCACGGCCAAGCTGCACCACCCCAGCAAGAGCGTGCAGCACGTGGTGCTCCAGGCGCTCTTCTACCTGCTGGACCGTGCGGTGGAGAG CTTTGAAACCCAGAGGAACGGGCTGGTGTTCATCTACGACATGGCAGGGTCGCAGTACACCAACTTCGAACTGGACCTCAGCAAGAAGATCCTCAACCTGCTGAAG GGCGCCTTCCCAGCTCGGCTCAAGAAGGTTTTCATCGTGGGAGCGCCCATGTGGTTCCGTGTGCCCTACTCCATCATCAGCCTGCTGCTCAAGGAGAAGCTGCGGGAGCGG GTGCAGATGGTGAAGATGTCAGAGCTGAAGGAGCACCTGCCCCGGGAGTGTCTCCCCGAGTACCTCGGGGGGTCCCTCAAGCTGGACCCTCTGAGCTGGAACTGCCGGTTCCTGCCCCAGCAGAACGGGCACCCTGACCCCCTGGACGAGCTCATCCTGGTGCCGCTGGTGGCCCCCAAAGATAATGGCTCTGTCCACGTCCCCGGGCCCAAGTCCCTCAccctccaggagctgctggatcACGTCAGCCGCAAGCAGAAGCGTGGCATCTACGAAGAGTATGAAGATATTCGGCGCAGGAGCCCGGCCGGCACCTTCGTCTGCTCTTT GGCACCCTACAACCAGGAGAAGAATCGGTATGGGGATGTGCCCTGCCTGGACCAAACCCGAGTCAAGCTGGCCAAGCCGTACAGCCGCCCAGAG ctgACTGACTACATCAATGCGAGCTTCATGGATGGCTACAAGCAGAGGAACGCATACATTGGGACCCAGG GGCCTCTGGAAAACACCTACGGTGACTTCTGGCGCATGGTATGGGAGCAAAACATCCTGGTGATCGTGATGACGACCCG GCTGGAAGAGGGAGGCAGGAGAAAGTGTGGCCAGTACTGGCCCCTGGAGAAGGATTTCCAGGTGTGCTTCGGTGCCCTTACCATCACCAACCTGGGCATGGAGAACCTCAACCATTACAAGAAAACCATCCTGGAGATCCACAGCTCAGAG ACCAGGGAGCGGCGGTTGGTGTCCCATTTCCAGTATCTGAGCTGGCCAGACTATGGCGTCCCCTCCTCTGCTGCCACCCTCATTGACTTCTTGGGGGCcgtgaagcagcagcagagagtgGCAGTCAGCGCCCTGGGACCTCGTTTCAAGGGTCACCCAGGGGGACCCCCAATTGTGGTGCACTGCAGTGCTGGCATTGGCAGGACAG GTACCTTCTGTGCACTGGACATCTGCctgtcccagctgcaggacGTGGGCACGCTGAACATCTATCAGACAGTGCTGCGCATGAGGACCCAGCGCGCCTTCAGCATCCAGACCCCCGAGCAGTATTATTTCTGTTACACCGCCATCCTCGAGCACGCCCAGCGCCAGGGCCTCCTGCTCCCCAACCACAGCCACGCCGCCCAGGAGAGGAGCTCACCGGGACACTGA